One window of Microcoleus vaginatus PCC 9802 genomic DNA carries:
- a CDS encoding hybrid sensor histidine kinase/response regulator yields the protein MNDKNSERSIILIVDDNQTNLDVLFELLRNYGFKVLVALDGESAIEQIDYIHPDLILLDIMMPGIDGFETCRRLKGDPSTQDIPIIFMSALSDTPDKVRGFQTGAVDYITKPFQHEEVLSRIQTHLTIRSLQKKLEEKNLELAHLNQNLERLVEQKTKQLINQEKTAIIGRLTQGMVHNLKSPLQVIQTSVDLIETKATQIQEDSLFNYTKYIFQAVTKINQIMDTLMMKSRNEQKQDLHPVNINDLVQREIQLLEGNLYFKNKIRKKYFYDEEIASIPLIYSYLSQVFYNLINNAMDAMWEKKSREITIVTRQDDSNIYMDIADTGCGISSEDLPKLFDPFYTSKPPKGEEKTEGEPTGTGLGLYTCIELLKPFNGEIAISSNVGQGSVFTVVLPKPQKN from the coding sequence ATGAACGATAAGAATTCCGAAAGAAGCATCATACTAATTGTCGATGATAACCAAACAAATCTTGACGTACTTTTCGAGTTGTTAAGGAATTACGGGTTTAAAGTATTAGTGGCTCTAGACGGCGAAAGTGCGATCGAGCAAATTGACTACATCCATCCAGACTTGATTCTTTTGGATATCATGATGCCAGGAATTGACGGTTTTGAAACTTGCCGACGTTTGAAAGGAGACCCGTCAACGCAAGATATTCCCATCATATTTATGAGCGCCCTTTCCGATACCCCTGATAAAGTAAGAGGCTTTCAGACAGGAGCCGTTGACTACATCACTAAGCCTTTCCAGCACGAAGAAGTTTTGAGCCGCATTCAAACCCACTTGACAATCCGCAGCTTGCAAAAAAAACTCGAAGAAAAAAACCTCGAACTTGCCCACCTCAACCAAAACCTGGAAAGACTTGTTGAACAAAAAACCAAGCAATTAATAAACCAGGAAAAAACAGCCATCATCGGACGTTTGACCCAGGGAATGGTTCACAACCTCAAAAGTCCCTTGCAAGTGATCCAAACTAGCGTCGATTTGATTGAAACAAAAGCCACACAAATTCAAGAAGACTCTCTGTTTAATTATACTAAGTATATATTTCAAGCTGTCACAAAAATCAATCAGATCATGGATACTCTGATGATGAAAAGCCGAAACGAGCAAAAGCAAGATTTGCACCCTGTGAATATCAACGATTTAGTGCAGCGAGAAATTCAGCTATTGGAAGGTAACCTGTATTTTAAAAATAAGATTAGAAAAAAATACTTTTATGACGAAGAGATTGCCAGTATTCCACTAATTTATTCTTATCTTTCTCAAGTATTTTATAATTTAATCAATAATGCAATGGATGCAATGTGGGAAAAGAAAAGCAGAGAAATAACTATCGTGACTCGGCAAGACGACTCGAACATATACATGGATATTGCAGATACGGGATGCGGCATATCATCTGAAGATTTGCCAAAACTTTTTGACCCTTTTTACACCTCCAAGCCGCCTAAAGGCGAGGAAAAAACCGAAGGGGAACCGACAGGAACTGGCCTAGGACTTTATACTTGTATTGAACTTTTAAAACCTTTTAATGGTGAAATTGCTATTAGCAGCAATGTCGGTCAAGGCAGCGTGTTTACAGTTGTGCTGCCAAAACCGCAGAAAAACTGA